In a single window of the Cucumis melo cultivar AY chromosome 11, USDA_Cmelo_AY_1.0, whole genome shotgun sequence genome:
- the LOC103498393 gene encoding uncharacterized protein LOC103498393, protein MDLAWLSAIVVGAGCLVLGYYIGSKYPPRVFVKAKLAKSNESSRNGKKKDKTKEPLEVENLADILDDFKMVLVVRNDLKMGKGKIAAQCSHATLGLYKKLHYRAPKALNRWEMCAQPKVVLKIESEEDMLVLQERAKSLKLPTHITIDAGRTQIAPNSRTVMAILGPVEVVDDVTGGLKLL, encoded by the exons ATGGATCTGGCATGGTTGAGTGCCATTGTAGTTGGGGCCGGCTGCCTTGTTTTGGGATACTATATTGGTTCAAAATATCCTCCTCGGGTCTTTGTCAAAGCTAAATTAGCCAAAAGCAATGAATCAAGCAGAAATGGGAAGAAGAAGGATAAGACTAAAGAGCCACTGGAGGTCGAAAATTTGGCTGACATTCTCGATGACTTCAAGATG GTCTTAGTTGTGAGAAATGATTTGAAAATGGGAAAAGGAAAAATCGCAGCCCAATGCAG TCATGCAACTTTGGGTCTCTATAAGAAGCTTCATTATCGTGCACCAAAAGCCTTGAACAG GTGGGAGATGTGTGCGCAGCCCAAGGTGGTTCTGAAGATAGAAAGTGAGGAAGACATGCTAGTTTTGCAA GAGAGGGCAAAATCATTGAAGCTACCAACTCATATTACTATTGATGCCGGAAGAACTCAGATTGCACCCA ATTCGAGAACGGTGATGGCAATTCTTG GTCCTGTTGAAGTGGTTGATGATGTAACTGGTGGGTTGAAACTTTTGTAG